A genomic window from Streptomyces sp. NBC_00234 includes:
- a CDS encoding bifunctional glycosyltransferase/CDP-glycerol:glycerophosphate glycerophosphotransferase, giving the protein MLLSVVMAVHRGQGYLRSAADSVLDQPVRELELILVGGASDAFAAVAAEYRERDARVRVCTVEGRLTAGGARNAGAEEARGDYLLFLDGDDQLLPGALERAAGPLSESRPDVLRLGHDRVDRWGEVGPGAPDAVPAARNQLFRRAFWTTHGLRFTEGPYEDVLPVQRAHLLASGAGTLTTLDALCVRHRLLGPGARERHDLPALLGAYEQLLAGTGGDPRAGAARTAHLRALLDTPDAVPARDRAALFRAAGLPGPYTAHRARTAARAARVRARAALLRRRRTLRTRVMRAAYRADLLRPLDPGLAVYGAYWNRGIACNPAAIHAKALELAPHVRGVWVVSSRHRDRVPPGVPYVIEGSRAYWRAMATATYLVNNSSFPGGFTKRPGQIYLQTHHGTPLKTMGLDQRAYPALTNGISFEKIVAHTDQWDYSLSANPHSTEIWDRVYPSSYEHLNLGYPRNDVFFGATAERAAEIRAGLGIAPGQKALLYAPTHRDYRKGFVPHLDPELLARELGPGHVVLVRAHYFYGRTAGLAGAGDGRVVDVTGYPGVEELCLAADALITDYSSLMFDYACLDRPIITYAPDWDAYRASRGTYFDLLSGRPGETPGAIATTQEELLDLLRSGAWDSERTALLRKAFRDRFCPYDDGRAAERVVRRLFLGDGAG; this is encoded by the coding sequence CGCCTTCGCCGCCGTCGCGGCGGAGTACCGGGAGCGCGACGCCCGGGTGCGGGTGTGCACCGTCGAAGGGCGCCTCACGGCGGGCGGAGCCAGGAACGCCGGGGCCGAGGAGGCGCGCGGTGACTACCTCCTCTTCCTCGACGGCGACGACCAGCTGCTTCCCGGGGCCCTGGAGCGGGCCGCCGGCCCGCTGTCGGAGAGCCGCCCCGACGTGCTGCGCCTCGGGCACGACCGCGTCGACCGCTGGGGCGAGGTCGGGCCGGGCGCCCCCGACGCCGTCCCCGCCGCACGCAACCAGCTCTTCCGGCGCGCGTTCTGGACCACCCACGGGCTCCGCTTCACCGAAGGCCCCTACGAGGACGTCCTCCCCGTCCAGCGCGCGCACCTGCTGGCATCCGGCGCGGGCACCCTCACCACCCTCGACGCGCTCTGCGTCCGGCACCGGCTCCTCGGCCCGGGTGCACGGGAACGCCACGACCTTCCCGCGCTCCTCGGCGCGTACGAACAGCTCCTCGCGGGGACCGGCGGAGACCCGCGGGCCGGGGCCGCGCGCACCGCGCACCTCCGCGCCCTCCTCGACACCCCCGACGCCGTCCCCGCCCGCGACCGCGCCGCCCTCTTCCGCGCCGCCGGACTCCCGGGCCCCTACACCGCCCATCGCGCCAGGACCGCAGCCCGCGCCGCCCGCGTCCGCGCCCGCGCCGCCCTCCTGCGGCGCCGCAGGACGCTCCGCACCCGCGTCATGCGCGCCGCCTACCGCGCGGACCTGCTGCGGCCACTGGACCCCGGCCTCGCGGTGTACGGGGCCTACTGGAACCGCGGAATCGCCTGCAACCCCGCCGCCATCCACGCCAAGGCCCTCGAACTCGCCCCGCACGTCCGAGGCGTCTGGGTCGTCTCCTCGCGCCATCGTGACCGGGTGCCGCCCGGCGTCCCGTACGTCATCGAGGGCTCCCGCGCCTACTGGCGGGCCATGGCCACCGCCACGTACCTCGTCAACAACTCCAGCTTCCCCGGCGGCTTCACCAAGCGCCCCGGCCAGATCTACCTCCAGACGCACCACGGGACCCCGCTGAAGACCATGGGCCTCGACCAGCGCGCCTATCCCGCCCTCACCAACGGGATCAGCTTCGAGAAGATCGTCGCGCACACCGACCAATGGGACTACAGCCTCTCCGCCAACCCCCACAGCACCGAGATCTGGGACCGCGTCTACCCCTCCTCGTACGAGCATCTGAATCTGGGTTACCCGCGCAACGACGTCTTCTTCGGCGCGACCGCCGAGCGGGCCGCGGAGATCCGGGCCGGACTCGGCATCGCCCCCGGCCAGAAGGCGCTGCTGTACGCGCCGACCCACCGCGACTACCGCAAGGGCTTCGTGCCCCACCTCGACCCGGAACTCCTCGCCCGCGAACTGGGCCCCGGCCATGTGGTGCTGGTGCGCGCCCACTACTTCTACGGGCGTACGGCGGGCCTCGCCGGTGCGGGGGACGGCCGGGTCGTCGACGTCACGGGGTACCCCGGCGTCGAGGAACTCTGCCTGGCCGCCGACGCGTTGATCACGGACTACTCCTCACTGATGTTCGACTACGCCTGCCTGGACCGCCCGATCATCACCTACGCCCCCGACTGGGACGCCTACCGGGCCTCGCGCGGAACCTACTTCGACCTGCTCTCCGGCCGCCCCGGCGAGACGCCGGGCGCGATCGCCACCACCCAGGAGGAGTTGCTCGACCTGCTGCGGAGCGGCGCGTGGGACTCCGAGCGGACGGCGTTGCTCCGCAAGGCGTTCCGGGACCGGTTCTGTCCGTACGACGACGGGCGCGCCGCGGAGCGTGTGGTGCGGCGGC